The genomic segment TTAGGAATCCCCTATCCACCAATCTGCGACGCGACGCACTTCAATATGGAAATTTCTTAAATAGACCAAGCCCGGGGCGGAGGCAGTGGCTGGAGATGAGTTTTCCCCCGAGGATCGCAAACTTTAAGCCAATTTCCAGATTTAGGTGACCAAGCATGGATAAATGTTTACCgttagttagtttgtttgtGGAGGGAACGTCGCGAGCCACATCACGCTGACCGAGTTCTTGTGGCCGAGACCAAGCCATTGAAGGAAGCCCGTTTTCTTCCtagtgtttgtgtgcatgtgtgtgtgtgcgtgtgtgtgtgtttcactgtttgtttgatctgctgcagtctctgacgagacagccagacgttaccctacggaacgagcttagagctcattatttccgatcttcggataggcctgagaccaggcacacaccacacaccgggacaacaaggtcacaactcctcgatttacatcccgtacctactcactgctaggtgaacagggactacacgtgaaaggagacacacccaaatatctccacccggccggggaatcgaaccccggtcctctggcttgtgaagccagcgctctaaccactgagctaccggactgtgtgtgtgtgtgtgtgtgtgtgtgtgtgtgtgtgtgtgtgtgtgtgtgtgtgtgtgtgtgtgtgtgtgtgtgtgttacgtacgTGCATCGTTCGCGTTTATCGTGTGCTTGTATATGAACGGGTTTCGTTACGTATGTGTTTGAATGACGTTTGTTGGTGTATAGCTACTGCTTGTTTGTGCTcccttttttatcatgtttaaaTACTTGTATGAGTATCAGCGTGTATATACATGCACATCctgttatgtttgtgtgtgtgtgtgtgtgtgtgtgtgtgtgtgtgtgtgtgtgtgtgtgtgtgtgcgcgtgcagtGTGTATGCGTGTTTCATCTTGTATTAACCCAGAATTTCAACTAAGCTCATTTGTCTTGTCTCCAACTTAGCACTATAAATCCCTTAATATTCTACATCTTACTTTTGCATTTAACAGACCAGTTGGATTTTAGAGGATGTTTTCACGATTCGAATGGTActttaacaagaattctacacCATCAATAGAAAGAACACACATGGAAACACGACTTATCATCTCACTGGCATTTGAAAATagttatggtgagagagcagaatgTTCGGACTGAAGGTTCGTATTTTGAAAGTCACGGATGTTccttgtttggtgtgtgtgtgtgtgtgtgtgtgtgtgtgttcagcacTACGCCAATAATAGCTACACGCCTCGCCCCGCTCGGTCTGCCTCCTTCACGCCGCGTTATCAAGACGACTCCGAAAAACAACACTTCTTGCTCTTTGCTCCAGCGGGACTGTCTCACGTGACTGGGGCCTTCCACCCCACCCTGGCGCATCCAGAGCGTACTGGTGTTAGGGGAGCGGTCACCAGGGAGCTAAAGTGTATTTTGATAAGGCTTTGTTCTTTCATTAGGACTATTTCTGTAAGTTATAAAGATCTTTAGTCAGCTTCTCACATATCTTTTTCCTCACTGATGGTGTACAAATTCTTTTTATTGTCGCTGGAATAAAACCCAATGAAAATTTTGATATCCCGAGAATTTTAACCAAAGTCTATGTATCTTTTCACTATTAGGAAGCCTTTGCCACAATTACTTATCTTAACGCCACATCCTTTTAAACAGTTTTATGGGCTGGAAAAGGCAACATTAACctgaaattttctctttttgtgtctAAATGTCCGTGTTGACCATTAAGGAAACTCCGAATAAGAACAtgagaaagtaagggaagcaGCAAGAAGCCATTGGGCCTACGTGTTCCAATATCTGCATGAAACCTGCCTACTtctctcatcctcatccataaatttatccaaTCATGTTTTAGAATTCCACAATGACCTAACATTAACAACCTTGTTATGGAGTCCATTTCATTCATCTACCAATGTGAATTGACAACGAAttcctccatatatatatatatatatatatatatatatatatatatatatatatatatatatatatatatatatatatatatatatatatatatatatatatatatatatatatatatatatatatatatatatatatatatatataatctttctATATAACTTTATCAAACTTAAACTCATTGTTTCATGTCTCGTCCTGATTATACTGACCATGAAAATTTTGCCTACGTCACTCTTATTAAGATGGAATTTTACCAGAGCGGTAAAGATAGACGGCATATGACGGCAGAACGACTGAGAATGTGATTCCTGTCTCGAAGCATGAACCAGGAAGAAGGATGAGCTGATGGCAGGATCCTGTGACTGTCATTGCCTCCCATGGCGTGCTTGCTATCCTTACTCCTCGCtctgctcctcctttcctcactccagCACGCGGAGAGTAACGGGCCCGAGGAGGTTTAGCGGTGGATATCACGCCAGATGTGTCACAAGCAGGCGAGACAGACAcctcagcttcctcctcctcctctcacggaTCAGAGACACGACCATTAAAATTCCGCAAGAAGACGTGCAAGAAGACaagtccatttttttcttctatgcaTACGCCAGAATGTTTTCATCTGTATCAGATAAACTAAGCACTTATTTTAAGTAGTTTTGTGATACTGATTGTGTTGAATTTTACGCATATCAGAGGTatcctttctatttatttacttttttctttcgagTAGTGAGTGCATGGGTGGGGAATGGGAAGAGATATGCACTGTGTTTTGAATTATCTCCGAATTTTTAATGTCTGTTATCTATTACTTCAGAAGTAGGCTAGgagtaaaattctctctctctctctctctctctctctctctctctctctctctctctctctctctcgtacagtacagtacacagAATTTGCAGATCAGAATCTACTACCGTGCAAAAATAAaaacctctttctttcttcataactTTTAGAACAGCAACAAGCTACACACGTCCAACCCTTCACCATTCACCTTCCATTCCCACTCGTCATTCAGTCCTCACGTGCAATTAAAGCGCTCGTTTGTATTCGAACAACCACGCCGGCCATGACCACCGCCCCCAACACTTCTCGTGACACCCCGCCACTCGCATCACCACCACGGGACCCACAACACGACCGTCAGTGTCGCCTCGGTTTCGGGGATAAATGGAAAGTTGTCACGGTGCCTCATGTGCCTCGTAGATGAAATGATTTGTTAATATGTGTGGATGGGAGGAGGTAGAGATGAGTAAGAATGAGTGTTTGCCTATCTTGTGGATATGCGGTTATATGGGAAAAGAGATTGAAGGTTCCAGTTCCCGAATAGTATagagtcaaaaaaaaaaaaaatatcgaaaatgaatgaaaagtctTGAGAGGGATAAGTAAGAATGACTGGTCTGTTTCATGATTGTTAGATTCTAGGCTACAAAGAGCCTGGAAAAAGATTTGAGCCAATAAGGATTATCCAGAATTAATGAAGTTTTTTAAAAGAAGGATATAAGTATGAATGATGTGTTTGTCTTATTTCATTGATGTGTGTtcttggttaaaaaaaaaaaaaaaaagcagggagAAGGGATTAAAGGTTCCCATCCCGAAAGAGTAGAGCCAAAAGGATTATCCAGAATTAGAATAAATGGTTaggatgaaatgaaatggaaggTGAAGGATGCTGGTTCACTATTTACCAGTATtcattttaattgtttttatttgtttttagatttgtttatttgttcatttatttatttatttatctattcattcctttttttatatacaggGTTTATATGCAACGTATATTCCCGTTTTTGCATCTATATTTATTCGGATTTGCTTGAAACtatacatttttcctctttatcgcctctctctctctgtgtgtgtgtgtgtgtgtgtgtgtgtgttttttttttcttcttctgcttcgttTTGTTATAATTCAGCGCCCAACAAATATTCACGTTCTGGTGTGATGCAGGAAGTAAAATCGTGAGCAGCTTGAAAGGTTAAGATCCCTGCAGGCTTTTTGTCAACAAGGAAGTGGAGGATATGGAGAAAATACCACGTAATACAAACTCAAAAATTGCTGATGTGTGCTAGGATGAGtagggaaagaaagacatgcacttacacacacacacacacacacacacacacacacacacacacacacacacacacacacacacacacacacacacacaaaactttacCATCGACTGACTCTAATATGTGACGTCACgctaacttaaaagaaaaaaaagaagaaataacttTGCTTGTTTTCTGATTAAACCTCAACGCACCACAAaaattaatgatgaaataataaagtGAAATGATACTAGATGAAATGAATGTAAGTAAAGGAAATATGGCCACGGGCAAATAATAGATAACAAATCCACggtgaaaataacataaaaacacaacCTGAGAACGATAAAAGACGGCAAGGCAAGCAGAAACCTagatggagagatgagacaGGAAGTTTGGTTTGGGTGGTCTGGATTAGACGGACAGCCGACAGATGAATTTACTCCAAGTGGTGATGAATCGTACTATTTTCCTAAGATACAAATGatgatgttaggttagattcatATTAGTGAAGATCTTTATGTACTTTTGAACATTTCTTATTGGTGCAGTTACGATTATTCTTCAGTTATATTTTTAAAGTTTATCGTTTAGATACGGTAAACATATAGACACTTACATATACGCTTAAGATATTCTAAAGTAATCTCAGCATCTTATACAACTGAAGAATGAAAAGTGGATCTTCATTTTTCACTCACCATTGACTCTTTCTCTGCGATATACAATTCacaacactaaagaaaaaaataataaataaaaaaaatgatgaaaaaactcAGTTCAGGTGTCTACAAGTAAGAAAGTTGATTCAAAGGATAACATTGCAATTTCTACCTAATATAAtgcttaaagaagaagaaatggcgCAGAGTGGCGAGTGATTAAGGAAAGGTGCGGCAAATAGCGATGAGAGAGATAAAATCACAACAATGCGctgccagaaagagagagagagagagagagagagagagagggcgaccCAGTGACCACCGTTGACCATCCACCCACAGACCCGCAGATGAGCAGAATTCCTGATGGTGGCTGCTGCAGAAcgcaaacaaggaggaggaggaggaggaggaagaggaggtggtggtggtggtggtggtggtggtgcatggagATAGTCGGTCTGTGGTTGTGGACTTTCTCAGGTAGTGTAATGACAGCCATTTTGCCTCCACTCTATAGCTAAGGGACGCACTTTACTGATACACATTACGAGTATTTATCTTTACCTGGCCTTGCTTCGTTCCACATGTAGgtatatagctctctctctctctctctctctctctctctctctctctctctctctctctcgtcggcgCTCAAATTTACCGTGtcattatttgtctatttatttaatttttattcttttcatggtCTGGAGGTGTTTGGCGAGAGCAAGAAAGAATCCAGAGAGAATCAAAGTGTTGTAACTCACGTGCCACTGGGGTAGTCAACTTATTACATTCAGATATGTTGTTGGGATGGTGATGCGGCTCACCAGGAAAAGTTATTGGAATCTTGTCAACTTGTAGGGACATTCCTAACTGTTCCTCGtgacctctttccctctctcccatccaaTACTTCACTTCTCGGGTCGGTGGTGGCTGTTCCTCTCGTATCCTCCTTATTATTCGTTAtcgtttgttcttcattttccgtTTCGTGAGTGAATGTCTCGATTCGTTGTAACATTGGTTCATAGAATTTGGAGCTCCAGCAGAAGGGTGACATcgataaaagagagacagaaagaaagaaagttgtgttgttgttgttcatcatcgttgaacacacacacacacacacacacacacacacacacacacacacacacatacacacacacacatacacacatacacacccccacacccacctacacacacacacacacaggaaggtaaGAATAGAAGTGAAAACATTATTTGCAGAGTAGCGGTGCGTTCGTTGACCGTGACTCGAGAAAGGGGCAGAGAGGAGAGGCGGAGgtggtagaaggaggaggaggaggaggaggaggaggaggaggaggaggaggaggaggagggaggaggaggagaaggggaagggagagtactactagcaccaccaccaccaccaccaccagtaccaccactacaccacccacGTGTTTCATTCAGTgacttgcctccttccctccctttcacccCCTGTTCCTCTCACACCTACGCAGTGagacctcgtcctcctcctcctcctcctcctcctcctcctcccgctgcaGCATCGCTATTTCCTGAAGATGATGACCGCGCAGCCAGTGACTCTCAGTAGCAGGAATGGGGCCGGCATCACAACGCACCCTGCCTTCTGACGTCACAGCGTTGcaccttcttttcctgttaCGCGTTTCATTAGTGTTTCTTAAAATTAGCATTCCTCGAGTTGTGCAGGACAGAAGGACTGGATGAAGAGAGGTAACAGAGGAGATTGTTAAAGGAAGTCTGCAAAAAACGACAAGTTTAGCACGGAAACATTGGAGATTTTAAGCTAAGAGAAATGTATTACAAAATAGTTCGGATGTTAAGGTATTGCGTGTTATTCAagtttatataaaaagaaaatgaggaatggtGAAATACACGAAAAATTAATTAGAAAATGCAAGCTTACTCTCGGAATGAACAGAATAAGCCGACAAATATTATGCAGTTAATAAAGACAAGAGGCAGAGTACAGGGGCTATGATACAAAAGAAGCATAAATGAATGGAATGATAGTCACTGTATAACGCGTCGACTTTAATGAAATGAGGTAATTTACTGCCACGTCTCGGAGCTCAcaattattttatcatcattgttacttttattcACTGATTCACTTATTCACTGTTGTTGtgtcattattagtagtattctTGTTATCGTTATCACTATCGCcatattcatttcattctttacttATCTTCCAGGACGCGAGTTGATGGCTGGCGGCGTGGGGCagatggcggtggcggcggtggtggttgtgatggtgactgTGCTTATGCTAGTGGtgagtggtgctggtgctgtggtgctggagaactgagtgagtgaatacATAATGGTGGCGCTGTGGtgctgtgtgagtgagtgagtgatattggggttgtggtggtgaatgagtgagttaATGAGTGATGCTGGTGGCGTTGTGGTACTGGAAGGcttgagtgagtggtggtggtgttatggtgctgagtgagtgagtgagtgagtgagtaagtgagcgagttgagtgagtgagtgagtgagtgatgctgATGCCGTAATGCTGGGGACCGTTGAGTGTGTGAATGATGCAAGGCGCCCACCGATGACGTCATAAGGCGCAGGACGGAAGGAGACTGAGGTGAAGatgaatgtatgtatttacGTGCCTATGTGCCTATACACGTACAATGAATGaagccagatagacagacaggcagacggagatacagacagacaaataggtaGACGAACATACAGacatatacaaacaaacaaatatgagCCAGATCTTCcccctgaaacacacacacacacacacacacacacacacacacacacacacacacacacacacacacactgacatacacacacacatacacacaagagagagagagagagagagatgaatttccTCCCGTGTGTGTCATAGTCAAGTCATAAAGCCACATGTAGATCGTGGGAACTCGGCAGACGAAGAAATCTTGAGTCACTGCCCTGAGGAAGCAGTGATCGGAATGGCTCGGGGTGAAGGAGGTTGTAACTCCATAacgccctctctcctcttccgcaGGTTGAGGGCGTGGCGGCGCTGGGGCATCACCGAGAGCCGCCCATCAAAGCTTCACTCTCCAATAAGTTCGTAGGtaagtataagagagagagagagagagagagagagagagagataaagaagaaaagtggggaagCAAAAATGTTgagaagatacaaaaaaaagaaagaaaaccggaAAAGAAGACTTGAAAGAAAAGTTAGTgtcaaaaagagtaaaaaaaaaaaaagaaaaatagtcagTAAATATCTAATACGTAGATAGTAAACAAAAATGCGTGACTTCCCAACAGGTGTGTCGAGCAGGTGTTCCCGCGGCTCCCTGACAGTGGACGTGAGCACCGAGGAGGCCTTCTTCGGGTCGGTTTACGCCCGCGGGTATCCCAACAGCTGCCGGGAGGTTGGCCagggcaacaccaccacctccctcgtGGTGTCCGCCCAGAAGTGTGGCGTCAAGGTTATCGACGACGAGGTGAGGGCCGGAGGTGACGttataataagtagtagtagtaatagtagaagtagcaccTAAATATTAATAGGAACCTTTATGAcaagtgataacaataataataatgttaataataattataataaaaatgattataataatgataataatgataataattatgataatgactGGCACCATCACTACGACATTTGTACTTTTTATCACAGACAAAAGCCTCCCATACTAAAACCAAGTAAGTAAGAAatttaaatagataaacatttcAACATACACGAAAATACTCAATTCTCAGTTATCCTCAAAATCAgatgaataacaacaaagatATACAGACCACTACGTACACTCTTCCTTGACACACAAACAATCTCAgctaaacaaagaaacacaaagaaaaaacaaagaccaGCTGACACATTAACCTTTATCTATCATGCTACACTCAATATACTACGAACACACCCAAGACAATGAAGACGAAggttcctcctcatccctcgcCACTCATAAGCCTTCACGACCTTCCTCCACAGTTCGGCCACCACACCTACGAGCTGCTAGTGTACATCCAGTTCGACAAGTGGGTGCAGCAGGTGATTGACGAGCAGGTGTACGTGAGATGCAAGTTGGAGAGGCCGGCAGGGGAGCTCAAGGCCCATGCTCAGGTCAGAACACGAAGGgaacatgtttatttatttattttttttttttttttattctttttttttttgagatgacAATGAGTGGTGAactgtacttttttcttttttttcttcttcgtctcctattcctgttccttttccttctccttttgcatttctctctctctctctctctctctctctctctctctctctctctctctctctctctctctctctctctctcataaactaaACAACTAACTAAATATCAAACcatatataacctaacctaaccttaactaactaactaaccaagcaccaccaccaccaccaccaccacccgctgcCTTACAGATGAACGTGATCAACGAAGACTCTGGCGACAACACCCCCGTCAGGCACAAAGACGTCCTCAATACTGAAAACAACTCCATTGCCACGCTGGTCCTCGCCGCGGGTCCCTCTGGTAgcaagtcttcctcctcttcctcgtcctccacgTCATCACCCGTCAACCGCACAGATGTCAGTGATAGCGAGAGTTCAAAGTTCCGTCGGCTTGTGTCTCTTCGTCGCAAAGCCTCATCAAGGAGTCGGGCACAAGAGCAGGACGCGATGAGGGACTGGCTGCCCCTGGAGGCCCCCAAAGAGCTCCTCATGTGGCGTGAGTTGACAGATTGGCCTTGCTTTGTGTTGTTACGTATACAGTGTTTACTTCTGGGTCCGAATCGATGGtaccttgtttgtttatttctctctctctctctctctctctctctctctctctctctctctctctctctctctcgtacaaatTTGCCAGCCACATATCCTCCTGCATTTGAATTAGTGAAATCgcattttccatcttcttttccgtAAATAATGTATAATTGCAATTTTGCTTTCTTCCCTTATCCAAGAAAAAGAACTTGAACTTGAATCTAACCGATGGAGTagatctttctttcctattcacaAATGTGCAAGTCAATCATGTCTTCCGCTGCGGAGGTTGAAGAGAatttaaacgtttttttttttttttcttcctaatgaTATGCATGAAGAGCCTCAACAGTGACACGTCTCTCACTACTCTCACAGAAGGCAAGCGGACGGAGGCAACTCTGAACCTGTGTCATGTTGGATGGACATCGTGGAGGGCACATCCATGGACGGTGAGTGGCTTTCTTTTTGAAGCGAGAagttttactgtttttcttccctttttacctGTTTggtttttagttctttttttttcaatacacagcaagtatatatatatatatatatatatatatatatatatatatatatatatatatatatatatatatatatatatatatatatatatagagagagagagagagagagagagagagagagagagagagagagagagagagagagagagagagagagagactccacaAATAACCAGTTGTGTTGTGGCGCAGGCAAACCCGTGTTGGAGCACCTGCTGGTGGGTGACGACACAACCATGGTGCTCAAGGTGCGCCAGACTAAGGGCCTGGACACCCGCATCACCTCCTGCCTCGCCCACGACGGCTCAGACGACCAGAGCCAGGAGCTGATCGACGAAAACGGCTGCTCTGTGGACGACGAGATCATGCCTCCGCTCAGGTGaggagtcgtggtggtggtggcagagatggtggtggtttgtagtagtagtagtagtagtagtagtagaggtggtggtagtggtggtgttggtagtggcagtgttattattattagtagttgtagcaggaataggaggaaaaaaagaaagagatgaattaaaacaataacaacgacgacgacgatgacgacaagAATGAAGTTATTtccgatagtaataatagttgcaggttaaatgtatgtatatgtatgtagtacatgtttgtgtatatatatgtgtatataatatATTCACCCTGGCTCCCCAGAATCAAGTTCAACCCACGGTCTGGCGTCAAGGTGGCCTACGCGTCATTCAAGGCGTTTAAATTCCCAGACCGTGACCACCTACACCTGCGCTGCACCGTGCTGGTCTGCCTGGGCGCCTGTCAGCTGGTGTGTCCCTCTCGTTGTTACATGAACCACTGCAAAGTATCAAGTAGGAATGTGGATACTTTGATGGtcattacttattttcttaatgCTAAATGGGTCGCCAAAAGTATATTTAACACGTAGATAGTTGATCACACGTATACCATACTATTCTTGAATAATTTTTAAAGATGATTAGCcttaaaatatcaaaatatatcGCTGAAAAAATATTTAGGCACTTCAGCACATTTGAATGTTCGTTATCATACGGGTCATTAATCATTTTGAAGATATCTATAATTGAGAATATGAAAATT from the Portunus trituberculatus isolate SZX2019 chromosome 48, ASM1759143v1, whole genome shotgun sequence genome contains:
- the LOC123498859 gene encoding uncharacterized protein LOC123498859, with the protein product MAGGVGQMAVAAVVVVMVTVLMLVVEGVAALGHHREPPIKASLSNKFVGVSSRCSRGSLTVDVSTEEAFFGSVYARGYPNSCREVGQGNTTTSLVVSAQKCGVKVIDDEFGHHTYELLVYIQFDKWVQQVIDEQVYVRCKLERPAGELKAHAQMNVINEDSGDNTPVRHKDVLNTENNSIATLVLAAGPSGSKSSSSSSSSTSSPVNRTDVSDSESSKFRRLVSLRRKASSRSRAQEQDAMRDWLPLEAPKELLMWREQADGGNSEPVSCWMDIVEGTSMDGKPVLEHLLVGDDTTMVLKVRQTKGLDTRITSCLAHDGSDDQSQELIDENGCSVDDEIMPPLRIKFNPRSGVKVAYASFKAFKFPDRDHLHLRCTVLVCLGACQLPVCGRLSNRIGRRMGGSGQGSIQPVHDLQDLVTSPPQTPRGNNRALTNKIVDKVEVFNSVEVRAPGIESQPNLVKQYRTDRGPAVDSVNFFSDENMFCVTPYKMILAFGVLLTVLLVAMLFSLYSCVKARVLKARLQPPHHHAEPPRHSPVTSPYYRFAH